The proteins below are encoded in one region of Oscillatoria salina IIICB1:
- a CDS encoding DNA phosphorothioation system restriction enzyme, whose product MGTYFVEAENEDDFLAIPWERLVYEYDRGISSYRVGELHSGYLSSSLFLGCPQFPANLELRTYQRQAVKSWLANRGRGTLKMATGSGKTIAALAIATELYNKINLQVLLIICPYRHLVTQWARECERFNLEPILAFESVYNWQSQLSQALYHIHAGQQKFLTVITTNSSLINEGFQSQLKFFPPKTLIIGDEAHNLGAPRLEESLPRNIGLRLALSATPERYYDDEGTDCLLSYFGNVLQPEFTLADAIKVGALVRYFYYPVLVNLTEAESYAYAKLTKRIGWALAENPDLVTNYTLTSLLMQRSRLIGAASNKLLALRELMKKRLHTTHTLFYCGDGSVDSTSNSNSKTEKHKDNQDNRQLTAVARILGAELGYRINTYTAETPLHQREAMRQQFERGELQGLVAIRCLDEGVDIPAIQNAVILASTGNPRQFIQRRGRILRPHPGKQRATLFDMIVMPPKLDRDTWEIERNLLRKEIKRFVQFADLADNAGEARKKLLSLQDSYDLLDF is encoded by the coding sequence ATGGGGACATATTTTGTTGAAGCTGAGAATGAAGACGATTTTTTGGCTATTCCTTGGGAAAGGTTAGTCTATGAGTACGATCGCGGAATTTCTAGTTACCGAGTTGGAGAGTTGCATAGTGGTTATTTGTCGTCTTCTCTTTTTCTGGGTTGTCCCCAATTTCCAGCCAATCTAGAATTGAGAACATATCAGCGTCAAGCTGTCAAGAGTTGGTTGGCAAATCGGGGACGAGGTACGCTGAAAATGGCGACGGGTAGCGGTAAGACGATCGCGGCATTGGCGATCGCTACTGAACTCTATAATAAAATTAATTTACAGGTTCTTTTAATAATTTGTCCTTATCGCCATTTAGTAACACAATGGGCGCGGGAATGTGAGAGGTTTAATTTAGAACCTATTTTAGCTTTTGAAAGTGTTTATAACTGGCAAAGTCAGCTTTCTCAAGCATTATATCATATTCATGCAGGTCAGCAAAAATTTCTCACGGTAATTACGACGAATTCGAGTTTAATTAATGAAGGTTTTCAATCACAATTAAAGTTTTTCCCCCCGAAAACTTTGATAATTGGCGACGAAGCACATAATTTGGGTGCGCCGCGTTTAGAAGAAAGTTTGCCTCGCAATATTGGCTTACGTCTCGCCCTTTCTGCAACTCCGGAAAGGTATTATGACGACGAAGGTACAGATTGTTTATTGAGTTATTTTGGTAACGTTTTACAGCCCGAATTTACCTTAGCAGATGCGATTAAAGTCGGGGCATTAGTTCGTTATTTCTATTATCCAGTTTTAGTTAACTTGACAGAAGCCGAAAGTTATGCTTATGCGAAATTAACCAAAAGAATTGGTTGGGCGCTAGCAGAGAATCCAGATTTAGTAACTAATTATACATTAACCTCATTATTGATGCAGCGATCGCGTCTCATCGGTGCAGCCAGTAACAAATTACTCGCCTTACGAGAATTGATGAAAAAGCGCCTTCATACCACCCATACTTTATTTTATTGTGGCGATGGTTCTGTCGATTCTACCTCTAATTCTAACTCAAAAACCGAGAAACATAAAGACAATCAGGACAACCGCCAATTAACAGCAGTCGCCCGTATTTTAGGCGCAGAATTAGGCTATCGAATTAATACTTATACCGCCGAAACTCCCCTTCACCAAAGAGAAGCCATGCGACAACAATTTGAAAGAGGAGAATTGCAAGGTTTAGTAGCAATTCGCTGCTTAGATGAAGGTGTCGATATTCCCGCAATTCAAAACGCAGTAATTTTAGCAAGTACAGGCAATCCTCGGCAATTTATTCAACGTCGCGGTCGAATTTTACGCCCCCATCCAGGGAAACAAAGAGCAACCTTATTTGATATGATTGTCATGCCCCCAAAATTAGACCGAGATACCTGGGAAATTGAACGTAATTTGTTGCGTAAAGAAATCAAGCGTTTCGTTCAATTTGCCGATTTAGCCGACAACGCCGGCGAAGCCAGAAAAAAGTTATTATCGCTTCAAGACAGTTATGACTTATTAGATTTCTAA
- a CDS encoding WG repeat-containing protein, translating into MNQSRQFFFSLAIFAGITTIHQLAFAQATSTIIAQSQAEIKLFLIWENDRAGYIDAAGKVIIPPQFERARNFSNGLARVKVNDKFGYINTQGKMVIAPQYSNAEDFSEGLAMVRINSKVGYIDPAGKVVISPRFDFGWNFSNGRARVSNNGKYGFIDKTGQLVVPTRYNQAMDFSEGLAAVSIGNKVGYINTSGQVVIPSQFDSGFGFSNGLAWVAQGEKFGGINQAGQMVIPSQFELAGDFFTGLARVKVGNKFGFIDPSGKMVISPQFDLAEDFHEELAMVLVDNKVGYIDTTGKMVISPQFDWGWDFENGLARVKIGTKFGYINKNGEFVWEPRDLS; encoded by the coding sequence ATGAACCAATCAAGACAATTCTTTTTCTCTCTAGCTATTTTTGCTGGAATTACTACTATTCATCAACTAGCTTTTGCTCAAGCTACAAGCACAATAATAGCCCAAAGTCAAGCAGAAATTAAGCTATTTTTAATTTGGGAAAACGATCGAGCTGGTTATATTGATGCCGCCGGAAAGGTAATTATTCCGCCTCAATTTGAGCGGGCGAGAAACTTTTCTAATGGGCTAGCGCGGGTAAAAGTTAACGATAAGTTTGGCTATATCAATACTCAAGGAAAAATGGTTATTGCGCCCCAATATAGTAACGCCGAAGATTTTTCTGAAGGATTGGCGATGGTGAGAATAAATAGCAAAGTAGGTTATATCGATCCTGCTGGTAAAGTGGTTATTTCTCCTCGTTTTGATTTTGGTTGGAATTTCTCTAATGGTAGGGCGAGAGTTAGTAATAATGGCAAGTATGGTTTTATTGATAAAACAGGTCAACTTGTTGTCCCGACAAGATACAATCAGGCAATGGATTTTTCTGAGGGGTTAGCAGCAGTTAGCATAGGAAATAAAGTAGGTTATATTAATACTTCCGGACAAGTAGTTATTCCCAGTCAGTTTGACTCTGGTTTTGGCTTTTCTAATGGGTTAGCTTGGGTAGCCCAAGGAGAAAAGTTTGGCGGAATTAATCAAGCTGGACAAATGGTAATTCCTTCTCAGTTTGAGTTAGCGGGAGATTTTTTTACCGGTTTAGCAAGAGTAAAAGTTGGTAATAAGTTCGGTTTTATCGATCCGTCGGGAAAGATGGTGATTTCGCCTCAATTTGATTTAGCTGAGGATTTTCATGAGGAACTGGCGATGGTTTTGGTGGATAATAAAGTTGGTTATATTGATACAACTGGAAAGATGGTGATTTCGCCTCAATTTGATTGGGGTTGGGATTTTGAGAATGGCTTGGCAAGAGTGAAAATTGGTACTAAATTTGGTTATATTAATAAAAACGGTGAGTTTGTTTGGGAACCAAGAGATCTTTCCTAA